The Ciconia boyciana chromosome 15, ASM3463844v1, whole genome shotgun sequence genome has a segment encoding these proteins:
- the DDX51 gene encoding ATP-dependent RNA helicase DDX51, whose translation MALFCINRYGGEEEQEQEGAEAEERARVLLERLRQQAKARQLKKQQEAQPEGGEGEGELSGGAGLGGAGLSPGGEPGEGKRKRKGESEEQSCAQRQKKLKQKQPRSSSEERADTEEAADGSTPSKKKENRRKSKVPQERTEADSEEDIKQQENRSNLKNKRKKGDEETEGAEPKKKDNGERAERNQSTKEELSLAASEEEANPPPSTLVVLGDYDRKPVQKVQPFLPQWLAQPKLLQKRIRDNLVPITDVPGIHPRLLKKLQMNGIESFFPVQAEVIPAILQSASNGYLMGQGGYRPKDICVSAPTGSGKTLSFVIPIVQVLLDRVVCQVRALVVLPTKELAQQVSKVFNIYTDGTGLKVVLITGQKSFAKEQEMLVQKKVTGYCSLADIVVATPGRLTDHISQTPGFSLMQLRFLIVDEADRMIDDMHQNCLNQIVKAAFQVENDSGSNMLFQRTKPGPITAASSCYPQIPLQKLLFSATLTQDPEKLQQLDLFQPRLFTSVYSEKKTLGDGTETEQETNKKYTLPEGLSQCYVPCDLNSKPLLLLHFMLAMKFTRVLCFTNSREASHRLFLLVQAFGGVTVAEFSSRLPPNERQRTMKEFEQGKIQLLISTDATARGIDIKGVNYVINYDAPQFIRTYIHRVGRTARAGKMGVAFSLVLRIQERRFLRMLKDAGIQDIKKHPVKGNSLKPLVQQYEEALCKLEKTVKNERAQKRA comes from the exons atGGCGCTCTTCTGCATCAACAGGTAC ggcggggaggaggagcaggagcaggagggggcCGAGGCGGAGGAGCGGGCTCGGGTCCTGCTGGAGCGGCTGCGCCAGCAGGCGAAGGCCCGgcagctgaagaagcagcaggaggcGCAGCCCGAGGGAGGGGAAGGCGAAGGCGAGCTGTCCGGAGGAGCCGGCCTAGGGGGcgcggggctgagccccggggGTGAGCccggggaagggaagaggaaaaggaagggggagagtGAAGAGCAGTCCTGTGCGCAAAGGCAGAAGAAACTAAAGCAGAAACAGCCTCGCAGCTCTTCTGAAGAAAGGGCGGATACTGAGGAGGCAGCAGATGGCAGCACTCCATcgaagaagaaagaaaatagaagaaaatcgAAAGTGCCTCAAGAGAGGACTGAAGCAG ATTCTGAAGAAGACATcaaacaacaggaaaacagaagcaaccttaaaaataaaaggaagaaggggGATGAGGAAACAGAGGGAGCTGAaccaaagaagaaagataatggtgaaagagctgaaagaaatcaaagcacaAAGGAGGAGCTGTCCTTAGCAGCCTCGGAGGAAGAGGCAAATCCTCCACCCTCAACTTTGGTGGTTCTTGGAGACTACGACAGAAAGCCAGTGCAGAAG GTTCAGCCCTTCTTACCACAGTGGCTTGCTCAACCCAAACTACTGCAAAAACGTATCAGAGATAATCTAGTTCCAATCACAGATGTCCCAGGAATTCATCCCCGGCTGTTGAAAAAGCTGCAAATGAATGGCATAGAGTCATTTTTTCCAG TTCAAGCAGAGGTGATTCCTGCTATTCTACAGAGTGCATCCAATGGGTATTTGATGGGGCAGGGAGGATACCGCCCCAAAGACATCTGCGTCTCAGCACCTACTGGCAGTGGTAAAACCCTGTCTTTTGTCATACCCATAGTACAG GTTCTGCTAGATCGAGTAGTTTGCCAAGTACGAGCTCTGGTTGTTCTGCCCACCAAAGAACTGGCACAACAG GTGAGTAAAGTGTTCAACATTTACACTGACGGGACAGGTCTGAAGGTCGTTTTGATTACTGGCCAGAAATCTTTTGCAAAGGAGCAGGAGATGCTTGTCCAGAAAAA AGTGACAGGCTACTGCAGCCTGGCTGATATTGTTGTGGCTACACCAGGGCGGCTCACAGATCACATTAGCCAGACCCCAGGGTTCAGCCTGATGCAGCTTCGCTTCCTG ATTGTAGATGAAGCTGACCGTATGATTGATGACATGCACCAGAACTGTCTGAACCAAATTGTCAAAGCTGCATTCCAAGTAGAAAATGACTCTGGCTCCAACATGCTTTTTCAGAGAACCAAACCAGGGCCTATAACAGCAGCCAG CTCCTGCTATCCTCAGATACCCTTAcagaaactgctgttttcagcCACGCTGACCCAGGACCCAGAgaaactgcagcagctggacTTATTTCAGCCTCGCCTCTTCACATCTGTctattctgagaaaaaaacactcGGAGATGGAACAGAGACTGAACAAGAAACTAATAAGAAATACACACTCCCCGAGGGGCTATCG CAATGTTATGTGCCTTGTGACCTGAATTCCAAGCCTTTGCTCCTCTTGCATTTCATGCTGGCAATGAAATTTACCCGTGTGTTGTGCTTTACCAACTCCAGGGAAGCTTCTCACAG ATTGTTCCTGCTGGTTCAAGCCTTTGGTGGAGTCACTGTGGCTGAATTTTCTTCTCGGCTACCTCCAAATGAGAGACAGAGAACCATGAAAGAATTtgaacagggaaaaatacaacT GTTAATCAGCACAGATGCCACTGCACGAGGGATTGACATTAAAGGAGTGAATTATGTAATAAACTATGATGCACCTCAGTTCATCAGGACATATATTCACCG AGTTGGAAGAACGGCTCGTGCAGGAAAAATGGGTGTCGCATTCAGCTTGGTCCTTAGAATTCAG GAACGTAGGTTTCTGCGGATGTTGAAGGATGCCGGCATCCAAGACATAAAGAAGCACCCGGTGAAGGGCAACTCATTAAAGCCATTGGTGCAGCAATATGAGGAAGCTCTGTGTAAGCTTGAGAAGACAGTCAAG AACGAGCGAGCACAGAAACGAGCCTGA
- the LOC140660047 gene encoding macrophage migration inhibitory factor: MPMFAIQTNVCKDAVPDSLLGDLTQQLAKATGKPAQYIAVHIIPDQMMSFGGSTDPCALCSLYSIGKIGGQQNKTYTKLLCDLISKHLHVSADRVYINYFDMNAANVGWNGSTFA, encoded by the exons ATGCCCATGTTCGCCATCCAGACCAACGTCTGCAAGGACGCCGTGCCCGACAGCCTGCTGGGCGACCTCACCCAGCAGCTGGCCAAGGCCACCGGCAAGCCCGCGCAG TACATCGCTGTGCACATCATACCTGATCAGATGATGTCCTTCGGGGGCTCCACTGATCCCTGTGCGCTCTGCAGCCTTTACAGCATCGGCAAAATAGGAGGGCAGCAGAACAAGACTTACACCAAGCTCCTGTGTGATCTGATCTCTAAGCACTTGCACGTATCTGCAGACAG GGTGTACATCAACTACTTTGACATGAACGCTGCCAACGTGGGCTGGAATGGCTCCACCTTTGCGTAG
- the LOC140659954 gene encoding macrophage migration inhibitory factor-like, with translation MPKFIVNTNISKDEVPESFTGELTQQLSKAIGKPAQYLAIQISPDQLMSFGGSTDPCAMCFLYSIGKIGEQENKVYSKLLCDLLNKQLKIPSDRIYVSFFKISAGNVGWNNTTFA, from the exons ATGCCCAAGTTCATTGTTAACACAAATATAAGCAAGGATGAAGTTCCAGAGTCTTTCACAGGGGAGCTCACCCAGCAGTTATCAAAAGCAATAGGCAAACCAGCACAG TATCTAGCAATACAGATCTCTCCTGACCAGCTGATGTCCTTTGGTGGCTCCACAGACCCCTGTGCTATGTGCTTTCTCTACAGCATTGGCAAGATAGGGGAGCAGGAGAACAAGGTCTACTCCAAATTGCTTTGTGACCTGCTGAACAAACAGTTGAAAATACCATCTGACAG AATCTATGTCAGCTTCTTCAAGATCAGTGCTGGCAATGTAGGCTGGAACAACACTACCTTTGCTTGA